The window GCCATGATCACCATGCTGCTTGATGCTGACCTGATGATCAACCTCACCGACATCGGCGGGCTTTACAATAAAGATCCCCGGATACATGACGATGCACAGCTTATCAGACAGGTTACCGCCATGGGCTCTGATATCGAGGCCATGGCCGGAAAAATTGCAGGGCCTTTGGGCACAGGGGGCATGGGCACCAAAATAAGCGCCGCAAAAAAACTGACAGCGGCCGGTATTCCCATGATCATTGCCAGCGGCCTTGAAAAGGATATCCTGATCAAAATAGCAGACAGCAACTATACCGGCACCTACTTTGTTCCCAATGAACAGAAGGCCTCATCCAGGAAAAACTGGATTGGACTGACCCTGCAGGCCAAGGGGCGAATCACCATAGACAAAGGGGCCCAGAAGGCTGTGGTGGAACAGGGAAAAAGCCTTTTGCCCTCAGGCATTACACGGGTGGAAAACTATTTTGACGTAGGCGATCCCGTGGAATTTATCACTGAAGAGAACGTGGTCCTGGGCATGGGCCTGGTCAATTACAATGCCTCGGATATATTGAAAATCATGGGCTGCAAAACCAGCCAAATCAAGGAACGTTTAGGGTTCAGGTCCTATGACGAGGTGATTCACAGGGATAATCTGATGATCACCGCATACCCGGACGATGCCCGATTAAAAAAATAAAGGAGAACCATTCTATGGCCTTGGAAAATCAGATCATTGAAATTGCCAAACATGCCAGAGCAGCAGCCCGGATCATGGCGACCCTGCCTGCCCAACAAAAAAACAGGGCGCTTTTTGCCATTGCCCGGCAGCTGGAAAAGGATAAAGACATTATCCAGGCGGAAAATGCCAAGGATGTGGCAGCGGCCCGGGAGAACGGATTGTCCGATGCCATGATAGACAGGCTCACCATTACGGACAAGGTGTTGAACGGAATGGTTGAAGGCCTGGAATATGTGGCAGGCCTGGAAGACCCCGTGGGTACGCTGTCGGATTCATCCATCCGGCCCAACGGCCTTGAAATGGCCAAAATGCGTATTCCCTTGGGGGTTATCGGCATTATTTACGAATCAAGGCCCAATGTCACCGTGGATGCGGCAGGGCTGTGCCTGAAGGCGGGCAATGCCGTGATCCTGAGGGGCGGCTCCGAAGCCATTTACTCCAATAAAGCCCTGGCCCGGGCCATTGAACAGGGTATTTCCACCGAGGGCCTGCCGTCCGGTGCAGTCCAGGTGATCCCCACGGCGGACCGGGCGGCCGTTGATATCATGCTCAAACAGGAAGAATACATCGACCTGATCATCCCCCGGGGCGGAGAAGGATTGATCCGCCACGTGGTGGCGGCCTCCAGCATCCCTGTGCTCAAACATTACAAAGGGGTATGCCACGCCTATGTGGATGACCTGGCGGACCTGGACATGGCCGTCAACATCGTGGTCAATGCCAAGGCCCAGCGCCCCGGGGTCTGCAATGCTCTGGAAACCCTGCTGGTTCATGACGGTGTGGCCCAAAAATTTCTGCCCATGGCTTACAAGGCACTGGCCGGAGCCGGTGTGACCCTCAGGGGATGCCCGAAAACATGCGAAATCGTGCCTGAAGCTGTTCCCGCCACCGAAGCGGACTGGCCCATGGAGTATCTTGATCTGATTCTGGCCGTCAAGGTGGTCAAGGACATGGATGATGCCATGGCCCATATCGCGGCATACGGGTCCAACCACACCGAAGCGATCATCACAACGGATCTGAACCGCTCCCGGCGCTTTATCCGGGAAGTGGACGCATCCCTCGTCATTGTCAATGCATCCACCCGGTTCAATGACGGGGGAGAGCTGGGCCTGGGCGCCGAGATCGGCATATCCACCTCAAAGCTGCATGCTTACGGTCCCATGGGAATAAAAGAGCTGACCACCACCAAATTTGTGGCCTGGGGAAACGGACAGATCAGAAGCTGATCCTTGTCCTTTCAATCCGCGCTATTTGAAGTTGATGACCATGCTGCTTGCTG is drawn from uncultured Desulfobacter sp. and contains these coding sequences:
- a CDS encoding glutamate-5-semialdehyde dehydrogenase, with translation MALENQIIEIAKHARAAARIMATLPAQQKNRALFAIARQLEKDKDIIQAENAKDVAAARENGLSDAMIDRLTITDKVLNGMVEGLEYVAGLEDPVGTLSDSSIRPNGLEMAKMRIPLGVIGIIYESRPNVTVDAAGLCLKAGNAVILRGGSEAIYSNKALARAIEQGISTEGLPSGAVQVIPTADRAAVDIMLKQEEYIDLIIPRGGEGLIRHVVAASSIPVLKHYKGVCHAYVDDLADLDMAVNIVVNAKAQRPGVCNALETLLVHDGVAQKFLPMAYKALAGAGVTLRGCPKTCEIVPEAVPATEADWPMEYLDLILAVKVVKDMDDAMAHIAAYGSNHTEAIITTDLNRSRRFIREVDASLVIVNASTRFNDGGELGLGAEIGISTSKLHAYGPMGIKELTTTKFVAWGNGQIRS
- the proB gene encoding glutamate 5-kinase, with protein sequence MNTDQQVSVLSTCKRIVVKVGSGVLTRKNSLNIDVINSIAKQISALHDRGMEVILVSSGAMAAGVKKIGLKKRPSETPKRQAVSAIGQADLIRQWEKAMEHCDRKVAQILLTRGDLCDRVRYLNARNTLNTLLEWKVLPIINENDTVAVKSLQFGDNDNLGAMITMLLDADLMINLTDIGGLYNKDPRIHDDAQLIRQVTAMGSDIEAMAGKIAGPLGTGGMGTKISAAKKLTAAGIPMIIASGLEKDILIKIADSNYTGTYFVPNEQKASSRKNWIGLTLQAKGRITIDKGAQKAVVEQGKSLLPSGITRVENYFDVGDPVEFITEENVVLGMGLVNYNASDILKIMGCKTSQIKERLGFRSYDEVIHRDNLMITAYPDDARLKK